In a genomic window of Streptomyces katrae:
- a CDS encoding transcriptional regulator, whose protein sequence is MQPNALLDALLAEAGMSHAGLAAHVNQAGRSRGLALRYEHTAVSRWLKGQRPRGQVPDLICEVLGGRLHRPVGLDDIGLGIPGRQTAHATRLSGFVDRATALWRSDELGRPAQLTAQALTGTPAVIPVWEWENPPEDADVSRPGTQRIGPEHIEILRAARAHYELMYRRAGGMATRARIVRFLGSETAPMLRGGYSDDVGRQLHRATGSLVAVAGICAYDSDAHGLAQRYFHQALRLAKASGDRGLGAYVIALLVNQSLHLRDFRQAVAFAEAALRAAGSRTTPALAADLYAMQAKAYAQLGDTAAALACIRRAETAAERIRPGSEPAETGYVQPGLVNVQVAEALLSLGDLDAAHEQAAEAVGTPAHDRGRVHRLAMLCEIQLRQGEADRAVASAAEMAERAKGMESLRLRDRLRTVREALLSSGCAGAEETAALIDGALRVPL, encoded by the coding sequence ATGCAGCCCAACGCCCTGCTCGACGCCCTCCTCGCCGAGGCGGGCATGTCCCACGCCGGACTTGCCGCGCACGTCAACCAGGCGGGCCGGTCCCGCGGACTCGCGCTGCGCTACGAACACACCGCGGTCTCCCGCTGGCTGAAGGGGCAGCGCCCCCGCGGCCAGGTGCCCGACCTCATCTGCGAAGTGCTCGGCGGACGCCTGCACCGCCCCGTGGGCCTCGACGACATCGGGCTCGGCATCCCCGGCCGGCAGACCGCGCACGCCACCCGGCTCAGCGGCTTCGTGGACCGGGCCACCGCCCTGTGGCGCTCCGACGAGCTGGGCCGGCCCGCGCAGCTCACCGCGCAGGCCCTCACCGGCACCCCCGCCGTCATCCCGGTGTGGGAGTGGGAGAACCCGCCCGAGGACGCCGACGTGTCCCGCCCGGGCACGCAGCGGATCGGCCCCGAGCACATCGAGATCCTGCGGGCCGCCCGGGCCCACTACGAGCTGATGTACCGCCGGGCCGGCGGGATGGCCACCCGGGCCCGGATCGTCCGCTTCCTCGGCAGCGAGACCGCCCCGATGCTGCGCGGCGGCTACTCCGACGACGTCGGGCGGCAGCTGCACCGTGCCACCGGGTCCCTGGTGGCGGTCGCGGGCATCTGCGCGTACGACTCCGACGCGCACGGACTCGCCCAGCGCTACTTCCACCAGGCCCTGCGCCTCGCCAAGGCCAGCGGGGACCGGGGGCTCGGCGCGTACGTGATCGCCCTGCTGGTCAACCAGTCCCTGCACCTGCGGGACTTCCGCCAGGCCGTCGCCTTCGCCGAGGCCGCGCTGCGGGCCGCGGGCAGCCGGACGACCCCGGCACTGGCCGCCGACCTGTACGCGATGCAGGCCAAGGCCTACGCCCAACTCGGGGACACGGCGGCCGCCCTGGCCTGCATCCGGCGGGCCGAGACGGCCGCCGAGCGGATCCGGCCCGGCAGCGAGCCGGCCGAGACGGGCTACGTCCAGCCCGGGCTGGTCAACGTACAGGTGGCCGAGGCGCTGCTCAGTCTGGGCGACCTGGACGCCGCGCACGAGCAGGCCGCCGAGGCCGTCGGCACGCCGGCGCACGACCGGGGGCGGGTGCACCGGCTGGCCATGCTGTGCGAGATCCAGCTGCGCCAGGGGGAGGCGGACCGGGCGGTGGCCTCGGCGGCCGAAATGGCCGAACGGGCCAAGGGGATGGAGTCGCTGAGGCTGCGCGACCGGCTGCGAACGGTCCGGGAGGCGCTGCTGAGCAGTGGCTGTGCCGGTGCGGAGGAGACGGCCGCACTCATCGACGGGGCGCTGCGCGTTCCCCTGTGA
- a CDS encoding TrmH family RNA methyltransferase has product MPTPAELISPRSPRVAAARRLARRNFRTKERRFLAEGPQAVREAVAHRGSQGATLIELFATVEAAERYPDIVEAALLGGARVHHASDEVLAEVSQTVTPQGLVGVCHFLDSPFEEILKSGPQLVAVLAHVRDPGNAGTVLRCADAAGADAVVLTDASVDLYNPKSVRASVGSLFHLPVAVGVPVEQAVAGLRAAGVRILAADGAGQDDLDAELDAGTMGGPSAWVFGNEAWGLPEETRALADAVVRVPIHGKAESLNLATAAAVCLYASARAQRAPGGCRSVTPS; this is encoded by the coding sequence ATGCCCACCCCCGCCGAGCTGATCTCCCCCCGATCCCCGCGGGTGGCCGCCGCACGGCGGCTGGCGCGGCGCAACTTCCGCACCAAGGAGCGCCGGTTCCTCGCCGAGGGCCCCCAGGCCGTCCGCGAGGCGGTCGCGCACCGCGGTTCCCAGGGCGCCACCCTGATCGAGCTGTTCGCCACCGTCGAGGCCGCCGAGCGCTACCCCGACATCGTCGAGGCCGCGCTGCTGGGCGGCGCGCGGGTGCACCACGCCTCGGACGAGGTGCTCGCGGAGGTCTCGCAGACCGTCACCCCGCAGGGGCTCGTCGGCGTCTGCCACTTCCTGGACTCGCCCTTCGAGGAGATCCTGAAGTCCGGTCCCCAGCTGGTCGCCGTCCTCGCGCACGTCCGTGACCCCGGGAACGCCGGCACCGTCCTGCGCTGCGCGGACGCCGCGGGCGCCGACGCGGTGGTGCTGACCGACGCCTCGGTCGACCTCTACAACCCCAAGTCCGTCCGCGCCTCCGTGGGCTCCCTCTTCCACCTCCCCGTGGCCGTCGGCGTCCCCGTCGAGCAGGCCGTGGCGGGGCTGCGGGCGGCGGGCGTACGGATCCTCGCGGCCGACGGCGCCGGACAGGACGACCTCGACGCCGAACTGGACGCCGGCACCATGGGCGGCCCGTCGGCCTGGGTCTTCGGCAACGAGGCCTGGGGCCTGCCCGAGGAGACCCGGGCGCTCGCGGACGCCGTCGTGCGGGTCCCGATCCACGGCAAGGCCGAGAGCCTGAACCTCGCCACCGCCGCCGCCGTGTGCCTCTACGCGTCCGCGCGTGCACAGCGGGCGCCCGGAGGGTGCCGCTCCGTGACCCCCAGCTAG
- the infC gene encoding translation initiation factor IF-3, protein MWCYRGGSISTEPRINDRIRVPEVRLVGPSGEQVGIVPLAKALELAQEYDLDLVEVAASARPPVCKLMDYGKFKYESAMKAREARKNQAHTVIKEMKLRPKIDPHDYDTKKGHVVRFLKQGDKVKITIMFRGREQSRPELGYRLLQRLAEDVQDLGFIESNPKQDGRNMIMVLGPHKKKTEAMAEAREAQAARKAERQGGAAAEAAPADAEAAEAESAEVESPEVAADGSAEANAEA, encoded by the coding sequence GTGTGGTGCTACCGAGGAGGATCCATCAGCACCGAGCCCCGCATCAACGATCGGATTCGCGTCCCTGAGGTGCGACTCGTCGGTCCCAGCGGCGAACAGGTGGGCATCGTCCCGCTTGCGAAGGCGCTTGAGCTCGCGCAGGAATACGACCTGGACCTGGTCGAGGTCGCCGCCTCCGCGCGTCCGCCGGTCTGCAAGCTCATGGACTACGGCAAGTTCAAATACGAGTCGGCCATGAAGGCCCGTGAGGCGCGCAAGAACCAGGCGCACACGGTCATCAAGGAGATGAAGCTCCGGCCGAAGATCGACCCGCACGACTATGACACCAAGAAGGGTCACGTCGTTCGGTTCCTCAAGCAGGGCGACAAGGTCAAGATCACGATCATGTTCCGTGGTCGCGAGCAGTCCCGGCCGGAGCTCGGCTACCGACTGCTGCAGCGTCTCGCGGAGGACGTCCAGGACCTCGGCTTCATCGAGTCGAACCCGAAGCAGGACGGCCGGAACATGATCATGGTTCTCGGTCCGCACAAGAAGAAGACCGAGGCGATGGCCGAAGCCCGCGAGGCGCAGGCCGCCCGCAAGGCCGAGCGTCAGGGTGGTGCCGCCGCCGAGGCCGCTCCGGCCGACGCGGAGGCCGCTGAGGCGGAGTCCGCCGAGGTGGAGTCCCCCGAGGTCGCCGCCGACGGCTCTGCCGAGGCGAACGCCGAGGCCTGA
- a CDS encoding NUDIX hydrolase yields MQWTNLSEQTVYKNRWFDVNLADVELPDGRHLDHFVIRLRPVAVATAVNEADEVLLLWRHRFITDSWGWELPAGVVEDGESVEAAAAREMEEESGWRPGPLHHLMTVEPSNGLTDARHHLYWADGATRIGEPEDGFESSRREWVPLKLVPDMIGRGEIPAANMAAGLLLLHHLRLG; encoded by the coding sequence GTGCAGTGGACGAACCTGAGCGAGCAGACCGTGTACAAGAACCGCTGGTTCGACGTGAACCTCGCGGACGTGGAACTTCCCGACGGACGGCACCTGGACCACTTCGTCATCCGGCTGCGGCCGGTCGCCGTGGCCACGGCCGTCAACGAGGCGGACGAGGTGCTGCTGCTGTGGCGCCACCGGTTCATCACCGACAGCTGGGGCTGGGAACTGCCCGCCGGGGTGGTCGAGGACGGGGAGTCCGTGGAGGCGGCGGCCGCCCGGGAGATGGAGGAGGAGTCGGGCTGGCGGCCCGGCCCGCTCCACCACCTGATGACCGTCGAGCCCTCCAACGGGCTCACGGACGCCCGCCACCACCTCTACTGGGCGGACGGGGCCACCCGCATCGGCGAACCGGAGGACGGCTTCGAGTCCTCGCGGCGCGAGTGGGTGCCGCTCAAGCTCGTCCCGGACATGATCGGGCGCGGGGAGATCCCGGCCGCCAACATGGCGGCCGGACTGCTCCTGCTGCACCACCTGCGGCTCGGTTAG
- the rplT gene encoding 50S ribosomal protein L20 — protein sequence MARVKRAVNAHKKRRAILEAASGYRGQRSRLYRKAKEQVTHSLVYNFNDRKKRKGDFRQLWIQRINAAARQNGMTYNRLIQGLKAANIEVDRKMLAELAVNDANAFAALVEVAQKALPADVNAPKAAA from the coding sequence GTGGCACGCGTCAAGCGGGCAGTAAACGCCCACAAGAAGCGCCGGGCGATCCTCGAGGCGGCCTCCGGCTACCGCGGTCAGCGTTCGCGCCTGTACCGCAAGGCCAAGGAGCAGGTCACCCACTCGCTGGTCTACAACTTCAACGACCGCAAGAAGCGCAAGGGCGACTTCCGTCAGCTGTGGATCCAGCGCATCAACGCCGCTGCCCGCCAGAACGGCATGACGTACAACCGCCTCATCCAGGGTCTGAAGGCCGCCAACATCGAGGTGGACCGCAAGATGCTGGCCGAGCTGGCCGTCAACGACGCCAACGCGTTCGCCGCGCTCGTCGAGGTCGCGCAGAAGGCCCTCCCGGCCGACGTGAACGCGCCCAAGGCCGCCGCGTAA
- a CDS encoding PP2C family protein-serine/threonine phosphatase has translation MITRREMHRARLGCVLAWGGAAVSWELSTPGPLGPSLATCAAFLVLATGCALHIRRGLVAELRRSREIAGATQRVLLRPLPGRIDGLALCAAQLSASRGAAVGGDLYEAVPTAYGVRVVIGDVRGHGLAALGAAAAVLGSFREAAYDEPSLGGVLLRMERSLHRYLRERARAEHPSACPADPESPVAEDFVTVLLLQIAPDNTVLALNCGHPWPYLLRRAPVPQPCGAASSGGRGSKGGAGSGSAQRHAEARVLDGGDPWPPLGVLPVPPGVQPEELGQLHPGEALLLHTDGAEDARDRHGRFFPLARFLAAQQTLTPARLVAGVHAALLRHTGGRLADDVALLALRNDRT, from the coding sequence ATGATCACGCGCCGGGAGATGCACCGGGCGCGCCTGGGGTGCGTCCTCGCCTGGGGCGGCGCCGCGGTGTCCTGGGAGCTGTCCACCCCGGGCCCGCTGGGGCCCAGCCTCGCCACCTGCGCGGCCTTCCTGGTCCTGGCCACGGGCTGCGCCCTGCACATCCGGCGCGGCCTGGTCGCCGAGCTGCGGCGCTCGCGGGAGATCGCCGGGGCCACGCAGCGGGTCCTGCTGCGGCCGCTGCCGGGGCGGATCGACGGGCTGGCGCTGTGCGCCGCCCAGCTGTCCGCGAGCCGCGGGGCGGCGGTGGGCGGGGACCTGTACGAGGCCGTGCCGACGGCGTACGGGGTGCGGGTGGTGATCGGGGACGTGCGGGGCCACGGGCTGGCGGCGCTGGGCGCCGCCGCGGCGGTCCTCGGGTCCTTCCGCGAGGCGGCGTACGACGAGCCGTCGCTGGGCGGGGTCCTGCTGCGGATGGAGCGCTCCCTGCACCGGTACCTGCGGGAGCGTGCCCGGGCCGAGCACCCCTCGGCCTGCCCGGCCGATCCGGAGTCCCCGGTCGCGGAGGACTTCGTCACGGTCCTGCTGCTCCAGATCGCCCCGGACAACACGGTCCTGGCCCTGAACTGCGGCCACCCCTGGCCGTATCTCCTGCGCCGCGCGCCGGTGCCGCAACCCTGCGGGGCGGCTTCCAGCGGTGGCCGGGGGAGCAAGGGCGGGGCGGGGAGCGGGTCCGCGCAGCGGCACGCCGAGGCGCGCGTGCTGGACGGGGGCGACCCGTGGCCGCCGCTCGGGGTGCTGCCCGTACCGCCCGGCGTCCAGCCGGAAGAACTCGGCCAACTCCACCCCGGAGAAGCGCTCTTACTCCACACCGACGGCGCCGAGGACGCCCGCGACCGGCACGGCCGGTTCTTCCCCCTCGCCCGTTTCCTCGCGGCCCAGCAGACGCTCACGCCCGCGCGGCTGGTCGCGGGCGTGCACGCCGCCCTGCTGCGCCACACCGGAGGACGCCTCGCCGACGACGTCGCGCTGCTCGCGCTGCGCAACGACCGCACCTGA
- the rpmI gene encoding 50S ribosomal protein L35 codes for MPKNKTHSGSKKRFKITGSGKVLRERAGKRHLLEHKSSRVTRRLTGTAEMAPGDAAKIKKLLGK; via the coding sequence ATGCCGAAGAACAAGACGCACAGCGGTTCCAAGAAGCGCTTCAAGATCACCGGCTCCGGCAAGGTGCTCCGTGAGCGCGCCGGCAAGCGCCACCTGCTCGAGCACAAGTCGTCCCGTGTCACCCGCCGCCTGACCGGTACCGCGGAGATGGCCCCCGGCGACGCCGCGAAGATCAAGAAGCTTCTCGGCAAGTGA
- the pheT gene encoding phenylalanine--tRNA ligase subunit beta, with the protein MRVPLSWLREYVDLPAGETGRDVAAKLVDAGLEVETVEQLGAGLKGPLVVGQVLTIEELEGFRKPIRFCTVDVGQANGTGEPQEIVCGARNFSVGDKVVVVLPGAVLPGDFAIASRKTYGKTSHGMICSGEELGMGDDGTHGIIVLPPEYEPGTDAIELLELVDEVLDIDITPDRGYCMSMRGVAREAATAYGLPLRDPALLDVPAPNSYGYAVKISDPQGCDRFTARTVTGLDPEARSPIWLTRRLQKAGMRPISLAVDITNYVMLELGQPLHAYDRSRLDGEIGVRRAEQGEKFTTLDGVKRILDAEDLVITDNSGPIGLAGVMGGANTEIADSVTDPETGAVTGTTDVVIEAAHFDSVSISRTARRMKLSSEASKRFERGVDPLAAAAAAQRTVDLLVLLAGGTAEAGVTELIAPGAPRTIAMRADHPDRVAGMDYGRETVVRRLQEIGCDVYGQDELVVTVPSWRPDLAAPNDLAEEVIRLEGYGNLPSTLPQVPSGRGLTPRQQLHRRVGRALAGAGYVEALSYPFIGEGVFDQLQLPADDASRRVVKLVNPLSDEEPALRTTLLPGLLGALRRNDSRGSHDLALFETGSVFRAGEQPGAAVRLPVDRRPTDEEIATLDAALPAQPRYAAVVLAGAREQAGWWGKGRPADWADAVQAARALAAEAGAELVVRQGQYGPWHPGRCAELVVTLDGAETVIGHAGELHPRVVKALGLPARTSAMELDLDRLAAAGGEALQAPRISTFPVATQDVALIVDGSVPAAAVEAALREGAGELLESLRLFDVFTGEQVGEGKKSLAYALRFRAPDRTLTAEESTAARDAAVALAGERTGAVLRGA; encoded by the coding sequence ATGCGCGTCCCGCTTTCCTGGCTGCGGGAGTACGTCGACCTCCCCGCAGGCGAGACCGGCCGCGACGTGGCCGCCAAGCTCGTCGACGCCGGCCTCGAGGTCGAGACCGTCGAGCAGCTCGGCGCCGGCCTCAAGGGCCCCCTCGTCGTCGGCCAGGTGCTGACCATCGAGGAGCTGGAGGGCTTCCGCAAGCCCATCCGCTTCTGCACGGTCGACGTCGGCCAGGCCAACGGCACCGGCGAACCGCAGGAGATCGTCTGCGGCGCCCGGAACTTCTCCGTCGGCGACAAGGTCGTCGTGGTCCTGCCCGGCGCCGTCCTGCCCGGCGACTTCGCGATCGCCTCGCGCAAGACGTACGGCAAGACCTCGCACGGCATGATCTGCTCCGGCGAGGAGCTCGGCATGGGCGACGACGGCACGCACGGCATCATCGTGCTGCCGCCGGAGTACGAGCCGGGCACCGACGCGATCGAGCTGCTGGAGCTCGTCGACGAGGTCCTGGACATCGACATCACCCCGGACCGCGGCTACTGCATGTCGATGCGCGGTGTGGCCCGCGAGGCCGCCACCGCCTACGGCCTGCCGCTGCGCGACCCGGCCCTGCTCGACGTGCCCGCGCCGAACTCGTACGGGTACGCGGTGAAGATCTCCGACCCGCAGGGCTGCGACCGCTTCACCGCCCGCACGGTGACCGGCCTCGACCCCGAGGCGCGCTCCCCGATCTGGCTCACCCGCCGCCTCCAGAAGGCCGGCATGCGCCCGATCTCCCTCGCCGTCGACATCACCAACTACGTGATGCTCGAACTGGGCCAGCCGCTGCACGCCTACGACCGCTCGCGCCTCGACGGCGAGATCGGCGTCCGCCGTGCCGAACAGGGCGAGAAGTTCACCACCCTCGACGGGGTCAAGCGGATCCTCGACGCCGAGGACCTGGTGATCACCGACAACAGCGGCCCGATCGGGCTCGCCGGTGTCATGGGCGGCGCCAACACCGAGATCGCCGACTCCGTCACCGACCCCGAGACCGGCGCCGTCACCGGCACCACCGACGTGGTCATCGAGGCCGCGCACTTCGACTCCGTGTCGATCTCGCGCACCGCCCGCCGCATGAAGCTGTCCTCCGAGGCCTCCAAGCGCTTCGAGCGCGGCGTCGACCCGCTGGCCGCCGCCGCGGCCGCGCAGCGCACCGTCGACCTCCTGGTGCTGCTCGCGGGCGGCACCGCCGAGGCCGGGGTCACCGAGCTCATCGCTCCGGGCGCCCCGCGCACCATCGCGATGCGCGCCGACCACCCGGACCGCGTCGCGGGCATGGACTACGGCCGCGAGACGGTCGTGCGCCGCCTCCAGGAGATCGGCTGCGACGTCTACGGCCAGGACGAGCTCGTCGTCACCGTGCCCTCGTGGCGGCCCGACCTCGCCGCGCCCAACGACCTCGCCGAGGAGGTCATCCGCCTGGAGGGCTACGGGAACCTCCCGTCCACCCTCCCGCAGGTGCCCTCCGGCCGCGGTCTGACCCCGCGCCAGCAGCTGCACCGCCGCGTCGGCCGCGCCCTGGCCGGCGCCGGCTACGTCGAGGCGCTCAGCTACCCGTTCATCGGCGAGGGCGTCTTCGACCAGCTCCAGCTGCCCGCGGACGACGCGAGCCGCCGGGTCGTCAAGCTGGTCAACCCGCTCTCCGACGAGGAGCCGGCGCTGCGCACCACGCTGCTGCCGGGCCTCCTCGGCGCGCTGCGCCGCAACGACAGCCGGGGCAGCCACGACCTGGCGCTGTTCGAGACCGGCTCGGTCTTCCGCGCCGGCGAGCAGCCGGGTGCCGCCGTGCGGCTGCCGGTCGACCGGCGTCCCACGGACGAGGAGATCGCCACCCTGGACGCGGCCCTGCCCGCGCAGCCGCGGTACGCCGCGGTCGTGCTGGCCGGCGCCCGCGAGCAGGCCGGCTGGTGGGGCAAGGGCCGTCCGGCCGACTGGGCCGACGCCGTCCAGGCCGCCCGCGCGCTGGCCGCCGAGGCGGGCGCCGAGCTGGTCGTCCGCCAGGGCCAGTACGGTCCGTGGCACCCCGGCCGCTGCGCCGAGCTGGTCGTCACCCTCGACGGCGCCGAGACGGTCATCGGCCACGCCGGTGAGCTGCACCCGCGCGTGGTCAAGGCCCTCGGTCTGCCGGCTCGCACCAGCGCCATGGAGCTCGACCTCGACCGCCTCGCGGCGGCCGGTGGCGAGGCCCTTCAGGCGCCCCGGATCTCCACCTTCCCGGTGGCGACCCAGGACGTCGCGCTGATCGTCGACGGGTCCGTCCCGGCCGCGGCCGTGGAGGCCGCGCTGCGCGAGGGCGCCGGCGAACTGCTCGAATCGCTGCGGCTGTTCGACGTGTTCACCGGCGAGCAGGTCGGCGAGGGCAAGAAGTCCCTCGCCTACGCGCTGCGCTTCCGCGCGCCCGACCGGACCCTGACCGCCGAGGAGTCCACGGCCGCGCGCGACGCGGCGGTGGCGCTCGCCGGCGAGCGGACCGGGGCGGTGCTGCGCGGCGCCTGA
- the pheS gene encoding phenylalanine--tRNA ligase subunit alpha — protein MSAPNKSYDPVEVEALKPEEIERMRDEALAAFASAGDLDELREAKTAHMGDRSPLALANREIGALPPQAKAEAGKRVGQARGAVNKAFGARTVALEAERDERVLVEEAVDVTLPYDRVPAGARHPLTTLMDRIADIFVGMGYEVAEGPEVEAEWFNFDALNFTPDHPARQMQDTFFVQGPEGTQGDESGVVLRTHTSPVQARSLLERKPPVYIVCPGRVYRTDELDATHTPVFHQVELLAVDEGLTMADLKGTIDHMVKELFGEQTTTRLRPHFFPFTEPSAEMDMQCYVCRGESVGNPDRPCRTCSSEGWIELGGCGMVNPKVLVACGVDPEKYSGFAFGFGIERMLMFRHNVEDMRDMVEGDVRFTRPFGSEI, from the coding sequence ATGTCGGCACCGAACAAGTCGTACGACCCTGTCGAGGTCGAGGCACTGAAACCGGAAGAGATCGAGCGCATGCGGGACGAGGCGCTCGCCGCCTTCGCGTCCGCCGGCGACCTCGACGAGCTCCGCGAGGCGAAGACCGCGCACATGGGCGACCGCTCGCCCCTCGCGCTCGCCAACCGCGAGATCGGCGCCCTGCCGCCCCAGGCCAAGGCCGAGGCGGGCAAGCGCGTCGGACAGGCCCGCGGCGCCGTGAACAAGGCCTTCGGGGCCCGCACGGTCGCCCTGGAGGCCGAGCGCGACGAGCGGGTGCTGGTCGAGGAGGCGGTGGACGTCACGCTGCCCTACGACCGCGTTCCCGCCGGCGCCCGCCACCCGCTGACCACGCTGATGGACCGCATCGCGGACATCTTCGTCGGCATGGGCTACGAGGTCGCGGAAGGCCCCGAGGTCGAGGCGGAGTGGTTCAACTTCGACGCCCTCAACTTCACGCCCGATCACCCGGCCCGCCAGATGCAGGACACCTTCTTCGTCCAGGGCCCCGAAGGCACCCAGGGCGACGAGTCCGGCGTCGTGCTGCGCACCCACACCTCCCCGGTGCAGGCGCGTTCGCTGCTGGAGCGCAAGCCCCCCGTCTACATCGTCTGCCCGGGCCGCGTGTACCGCACCGACGAGCTCGACGCGACGCACACCCCGGTCTTCCACCAGGTCGAGCTCCTCGCCGTCGACGAGGGCCTGACCATGGCCGACCTCAAGGGCACCATCGACCACATGGTCAAGGAGCTCTTCGGGGAGCAGACCACCACCCGCCTGCGCCCGCACTTCTTCCCCTTCACCGAGCCGTCCGCCGAGATGGACATGCAGTGCTACGTCTGCCGCGGCGAGTCGGTGGGCAACCCCGACCGCCCCTGCCGTACCTGCTCCAGCGAGGGCTGGATCGAGCTCGGCGGCTGCGGCATGGTCAACCCCAAGGTGCTCGTCGCCTGCGGCGTGGACCCCGAGAAGTACAGCGGCTTCGCCTTCGGGTTCGGCATCGAGCGGATGCTGATGTTCCGCCACAACGTTGAAGACATGCGAGACATGGTCGAGGGTGACGTGCGCTTCACCCGGCCGTTCGGGAGTGAGATCTGA
- a CDS encoding DUF1844 domain-containing protein has product MTDATPSDSTTPDYDEMTRDIADVPAVEVITTVAVHLLSAAAVNLGLDKPDSEHKDLDEARKLITALAGLVSASATEISSFHAAPLRDGLKSLQLAFREASIVPDEPGQGPGEKFTGPVYA; this is encoded by the coding sequence ATGACTGACGCGACGCCCTCCGATTCCACCACTCCCGACTACGACGAGATGACCCGCGACATCGCGGACGTCCCGGCCGTCGAGGTCATCACCACGGTGGCCGTCCACCTGCTGAGCGCCGCGGCGGTCAACCTGGGCCTGGACAAGCCGGACTCCGAGCACAAGGACCTCGACGAGGCCCGCAAGCTGATCACCGCCCTGGCCGGCCTGGTCTCCGCCAGCGCCACCGAGATCAGCTCCTTCCACGCGGCCCCGCTGCGCGACGGCCTGAAGTCGCTCCAGCTGGCCTTCCGCGAGGCCTCGATCGTCCCGGACGAGCCGGGCCAGGGCCCCGGCGAGAAGTTCACCGGCCCGGTCTACGCCTGA
- a CDS encoding sensor histidine kinase, whose amino-acid sequence MTVGTNSSPVTAGAAERFRDTPDGAFALDPDELPDGLVVADHTGHVVCFNRAASRITAITAGQALGARIERALPLEDLEGRRWWTLTDPYGGLATRHGQPERNLLLPGGREVLVSAAYVRTHPTGPLSRLVVTLRGTEARRRTERSHAELIATVAHELRSPLTSVKGFTATLLAKWERFTDDQKRLMLETVDADANRVTRLIAELLDISRIDSGRLEVRRQPVDIAAAVGRHVQALTANGQAPERFLVRVSRPLPDLWADPDKIDQILGNLLENAVRHGDGTVTIDVAPYEKGTAVTVTDEGPGIPEESMARVFTRFWRGSKRGGTGLGLYIVKGIVEAHGGTITVGRGPGGGAEFRFMLPVSAPAYLTQ is encoded by the coding sequence ATGACCGTCGGCACGAACAGCTCGCCGGTGACCGCGGGAGCCGCGGAGCGGTTCCGGGACACGCCGGACGGGGCCTTCGCCCTCGACCCCGACGAGCTGCCGGACGGCCTCGTCGTCGCCGACCACACCGGGCACGTCGTCTGCTTCAACCGGGCCGCCTCCAGGATCACCGCCATCACGGCCGGCCAGGCCCTCGGCGCCCGCATCGAGCGCGCGCTCCCGCTGGAGGACCTGGAGGGCCGCCGCTGGTGGACCCTGACGGACCCGTACGGCGGCCTCGCCACCCGGCACGGGCAGCCGGAGCGGAACCTGCTGCTGCCCGGTGGCCGCGAGGTGCTGGTCTCCGCCGCCTACGTGCGCACCCACCCCACCGGCCCGCTGAGCCGCCTCGTGGTCACCCTGCGCGGCACCGAGGCCCGCCGCCGCACCGAGCGCAGCCACGCCGAGCTGATCGCCACCGTCGCGCACGAGCTCCGCTCCCCGCTGACCTCCGTCAAGGGGTTCACGGCGACCCTGCTCGCCAAATGGGAGCGGTTCACCGACGACCAGAAGCGGCTGATGCTGGAGACCGTCGACGCCGACGCCAACCGCGTCACCCGCCTCATCGCGGAACTCCTCGACATCTCCCGCATCGATTCCGGCCGCCTGGAGGTGCGCCGGCAGCCCGTGGACATCGCGGCGGCCGTCGGCCGGCACGTCCAGGCCCTCACCGCGAACGGCCAGGCCCCCGAGCGGTTCCTCGTACGCGTCAGCCGCCCGCTGCCCGACCTGTGGGCCGACCCGGACAAGATCGACCAGATCCTGGGCAACCTCCTCGAAAATGCGGTGCGGCACGGCGACGGAACGGTCACCATCGACGTAGCGCCGTACGAGAAGGGAACAGCCGTCACCGTGACCGACGAAGGCCCCGGGATCCCCGAGGAGTCGATGGCCCGCGTCTTCACCCGCTTCTGGCGGGGGAGCAAGCGCGGCGGCACCGGCCTGGGCCTGTACATCGTCAAGGGCATCGTGGAGGCCCACGGCGGCACCATCACCGTCGGGCGCGGACCCGGCGGCGGCGCGGAGTTCCGATTTATGCTGCCCGTGAGCGCGCCGGCCTACCTCACCCAGTAA